GCGGATCAACCTGATCAAGCGGTGCCGCTCGAAGTCGGTGGACTACTGCGAGGGCCGCCACCGATGTTTGCGTCGCAGAAAGGGTTGTTCGACAAGCCGGTAGGACAGCTCGGCGGCGGCATAGGTGGAGAAGGCGAAGAGCGGAAACCACATCAGCAGGCAGGCGTAGAAGCCGGCGCCGGTCCAGTGGTGCAGCGTGAACACCAACGGTGAAAGCGCATGCGCCAGGGGAAAGTGCCACAGGTAGCCGGCGTAGGACACGCGCCCGACCCGGCGTAGCGCCGGGTGCACCAGGGGCGGCCATTGGGGCGCCCGGCCGGTGAGCCAGACCAGCAGCAAGGTCACGGTTATGTTGAACAGGCTATAGCCCCACAGGAACTGCCGCCCATTGGGCAGCGTGTTCGGCCACCCCAGCGTGGCCCAGGCACCGAACTGCTGCGCCGGCGCCCAAACCGGATTGTCGGGGACCAGCCCGCCGGCGCTTGCCAGCAGCAGGCCGGCCACGGCGACGCACCAGCCAGGCGGATACGCGCCGGGTCGAGCGGACAACCACCAGGCACCCAGACCGCCCGCAGCAAAGGCGTCCAGGTGGCTGGTGGTCAGCAGGGCCAGCGCATGGGGTGATGAGAACGCTGCCCCGCCGTGGCTCGCCATCAGGATGCGCGTGACCAGCCCCAGTAGAAACAACGCAACCAGGGCGGCGCCCAGTCGGGGGCCTTTGAGTCCGATGATTAGCAGCGGCCAGACGAGATAAATGTGCTCCTCCACGCATAGCGACCAGACGTGTCCCAGCCAGTGAGAGCCGGGAATCCAGCCGCCGGCCTGGCCGATGTTGTAAGTCAGGCTCAGCGCCATCGCCCATTCACGTGCCGCAGGCGGCCGCTCTGCGAAGGGCGCGATCCCGGCCAACACCGCGAGGAAGACCAGGTAGGCCGGTGCGATTCTAAGAACGCGGCGTAGCCAGAACCCGCGTAGCTGGGCACCGGCCGGGGCGTCGGGTTCGCGTAGCAGGACGCGCGTGATCAGAAAGCCGGACAGGACGAAGAACAGCTGTACACCCAGCCAGCCCGCGCCAAGCAGATTGCCGTGGTAGGCCATGACCAGCAGCAAGGCCACGCCCCGCAGCCCATCCAGGGCCGGGACATGATCGGGCGTCAAGTCAGCTTGGGTTGCTGTGGCGTGGGGCACGGTCGGGCAGTCAAAGCAGCAGCTGTCAGTGTAGAGCGCGGCTGGGCTGCGGGCACAAAAAAGGCGCGACAGCCGAAGCTGCCGCGCCAGAGGTGCCTCCTGGAGGAAGGCCTATCGGCGACCGCGCGACCGCAAAGCAGCCGGACGGAAATCGTTCTCGGTGGCCTCGATCGGCTTGTAGACCACGTCGTAGTCGTTGGTGAGTCGCATGGCGATGTAGCGCTTGGCATTGAGGTCGTGATGAACCTCGACACCGGCGGATAGCATCGGCAGATCGTAGAAGTTCAGCGAGTGCAGTTCGGCCACACGCCAGAGCTGATCGCGATTGTCGTACTTGTCGACAACATGCACGGCCCAGCTATCTTCATCCAGGTAGAAATCCCGGCGCTTGTAGATATGGCTGGTGCCATCCTTGAGCGTCGCTCGTACATGCCAGACGCGATGGAGCTCATACCTCGCATACTCGGGATTGATATGTCCCGGGCGGATGACATCGGAGATGCTGATCTTGTCGCTGTTCAGCTCGTAGGTGTTGTACGGGATGTAGATCGACTTCTTGCCGATGATCTCCCACTTGTAGCGGTCGGTGGCGCCATTGAACATGCCGAAGTCGTCATTGGTGCGCAGGCTGTCCGAGGCCGTACCCGGATTGTCGTAGGCCACATTGGGTGCCAACCGCACACGGCGTGAGCCGGGGTTGTACACCCAGGCCTTGCGGGGCTGTGCGTTCTGGTCGGCGTATTCATGCACCAGCAGGATGGAACCGGCCAGGCGCGGCGGAGCTGTGATGGCCTGCAGGAAATACAGCAGCAGGTTCTCCTGGCGCTGACTGGCGGTCTTGCTTTGGTTGCCGTAGATGAAGTCGTACTCGTAGTCGAACTCCACGAGGTTGTAGTCCCCGCCGGTGGTCACCGGTGCCTGGGCCCAGCTCGTGCCCCAGGTGTCGCCCTTGTAGGCCGTCAGGTGGTTCCAGATCACCTCGGTGCCGTTCTGCGGAATCGGGAACGCAATGCCCGAGGTGGCACCGGTAAACCCGTTGCCGCCGTCAACCAGGGTCACCTTGGTCGCATTCTCGCGGGTGGCGTCATAAATGCCCTGCGGGAACGATGCGGTGCGCCGGCTCGGATACACCTTCATTTTCCAGGTGGGGTACTGCTTGAGCAGCGCCATCTGGCCGGGCGTGAGGTGATCGGCGTACTGATCGGCATTCTGCCCGGTGATGACGAACTGGACCGCATCGTCCGGGAAGGGGTTGGGATAGTGCTTCGTGGGTTCAAAGTCAGGATGGACTTCCGTGATGCCGCCATCCCAGGCCGGAATGCCCAGTGCGCGGTTGCCGGCTTTTTCGGCGCCCATCGGTGTCAGGTCCTGGCCGAGGCGTGCCGCTTCGGCTTCGGAGACAGCGGCCCCTGCCAGCATGGGCAGGGCCGTCGCCATGGCTGCCGTGGCCGCCAGTGCGGTTGTCAGCAGTCGATTGGTTCGTGCTTGCATGGTGCTCTCCATGAGATTCGGTTCGCGAGACATCAACAAGGCGGGCTTAGAACGCATAGCTGATGGACAGGCCGAGGAAGTCGCGGTCCGCGGAATCATTCGCGCGGGTGGCAAAGCTGGCGGACTGGGTGTTCGGGTCGCCAGTGGCTGTCGTGCCGATGGGGGTGGTTTCACCCGGTGCATAGGGGTCGGTGCCGGAATAGGTCTCGCCGCCCGTGAACACCGTATAGGCGATGTCCGCCTGCCAGCGCTGCAGGTAGCTGAAGCCAATGCCGGCGCTGACGATCTGGTTGCCTTCGGTAAACGTCGAGCTGATGCCGTTTACGTCATGGAAAAAGACCAGTCGCGGCGACATGTTCACCGAGGCGAACACATTGGAGTAATCCAGACGAGTCACCAGTCGGTAGCCCCATGACGATTCGGTCTGGAAGCCTTCGCCACCGGCAATGGCTTCCTGGCAGGAGCCATTGGCAATCGCGATGATCAGGATCGGATTGTTGTCACAGGTCGGCAGTGCTGCACCGGCTGCCGAGTACGGGCTGTCGTCCAGATCCTGTCGCGTGTAGCCCACCTCGCCCAGCACAATCCACTGGCTGGCGCCGAAGCTGGGGCCGAAAGCCTTGGTGATCGTGGTCTGGACCTGCCAGGTCTCGATCTCGTTGTAGCCCTGGATGTAGTCCCCGGGATTGTAGGTGCCCAGCAACATTCCGTCGGTCAGGGCGGCGGGAACGAGGTCGCCACCGCTGTACTGCACCGGCGCATTGGGTCGATAGCTGATTTCACCCTGCACCGCGGTGCCGAACGGCCCGTTGGTGTTCATGCTCAGACCCCACAGCGAGATGTCCTCGTCGTATTCGATGAAGTAGGACGCGCGGCAGCTGGTCGGGTCGCTGCCTGGGGTAGAGCAGAGCGGCGCCTCGAAGGGGCCGCCGGGCATGTTCGCCACGTTGGTGGCGGCATTGCGCGGCGTGGGGTTACCGTCGTTGGGAACGCGGGCGCCGCGAATCAGCGAGATGTTCGGCGTGCGTGAGTGGTAGTTCACATAGTAGAAGCCGAACTCGGTGGAGTTCAGATTCTCCGCGAAGTAGCGGAAGGCAATACCGGCCTGCGACGTTTCGTCATCGGGGGCCCGATTGCCTTCACGTGGGACCCAGGCGTGGGCATCACCCTCACCCATGAAACCCGTCAGGGGGCGGGTATTGTTGTCCAGGCGGCGGCCGTAGCTCAGGAAGATGCGCTGGCCGTCATCCGAGGCCACGTCATTGGTCGAGAAGAAGTTGCCGCGCGGGTCGATCTCCACCTGCTCCCAGTCGAACTGCCAGACCACGTCCATGCTCAGGTTGTCGGTGAGCGACGTTTGCAGCGACAGCATCGGGATTGGCGTGAGCGCTTCCTTGATCTCGGAGCCTGGCAGCCGGATCTTGGACACATCAATGGGGTTCAAGATGTTGATGCCATTGCGGATGAAGGTGCTTTCACCCCAGCTGACGACCTGATTGCCCAAGGTCATGGTGATGTACTGTCGACCCAGCGAGAAGCTGCCGTAAAGAAAGGCATCCAGCAGGTCGGCGTTGTGATCCAGGCGTTCGTGACCGCGTTCGCCCAGTTCGGCCTCGCCCCGTGCACGTGACACGCCGGCGCCGCCATTGGCGTTCAGGCGATCTTCGATGGAGCCGGCATCGGACGCCTCGGGGTTATAAAACGCGCTGCCACGCGTGAAGATGCCCCAGTTGCGGCTAAAGGCCAGGTCCATGTCGACCGTGATCTTGGCGGCCGCGGACACCAGGTCGCCTTTTTCGTAGCCGTAGTTGCCGTCATCGCCATTGGCGGAGCGTGACGTACCCCCATTCGTGATGCCGATCAAGGCTTCATTGGGGTCTTGCATACGAAACGCCACGCCTGCGGATAGCGTGGTGTCGATCTGGGCTTCCATGCCGCCGAGATTCAGCGTTGCCGCGGATGCATGGAACGGAACGGTCGCCGCACCAACAGCGGCCAGCCGCAGCAAACTGCGTGAATGCATCTTCATTGAGGTCGTCTCCCTTCTGGGTCGTTGAAGTCTGTTGTGATGACCGACGCACGGTCTTGGGCGGCTTGATGCGAATGGCGGGGTGTCTCTCCATTGGCCTGGCCGACCTGCTTGTTGTGCTGTGCGCCGCAGCATCTCTCTGACTGATTAGTCAGTTTGTGTACGGCGAAGTACTTTACGAGAGCGTTTGTACCCAGGTCCGCGTTAAGCGGATGTAAAGCATTGTTTTTCATGTCAAATGGGGTGGGGGTGCAGTGCAATCGACCGCTGCGCTGCATACGGGTCAATGCCCGTTTGACGGCGCATCATCGCCCGGCTGAACGGCGCCTGGCAGATGGGCCGGCGTCGCCTCGATCGTCCCAGGGCGATCGGCCCCGGCGAGTTGCCTGAAACATGCATCGTCTCCTCCAGACGCTGACGTCTCTAGTCCGGCCAGGTTGTGCCCCGTTGATGAACCCGCCGCTCGCAGAATCGGTTGGCGTAGGGGGAGGCCGGTGATTTGTTCGGATCATGTACCAGCGGGTTCATGATTCATAGGCCCGCGAGTGGCCGATGGAGGAGATTTTCCGGGTATGGGAAATTGTTCCTTGAGAGGGGGCTGCCCGTACCTAGTTCAGCTGTTCGTCGAGGAAGGTGGTGACGCGGGGGTCGTCGAGCAGGTCCCAATGGTTCATGCGGGCGAAGACGCGCGTGCCGGTTTCGGCCCAGGCCATGGCCGCGCGGCCATCCTGCGTCTGACCCAGGGCGCTGTTGACCGGCACCAACCCATCACCCAGCAGATGGGTGCGTCGGGCCCCGAGTGTTCCGGCGGCCGCGATGGCATTGATATGTGCCGGTAGCGGGGTGAGTTCAGGCCGATGTTGGCTGCGTTCGAACCGATCCCGTCCCTGCCAGTCGCTGTCGCGGGTAAACCCGTGGCGTAAGTCGGTAATGCCGGCGCTGCGCAGCCAGCCCAGGCGCGCAATGGGTGCGGTGTAGGGGCTGAGCCGTCCGAGTGTGTCCACCCAGTTGCCACCGCGCTCCAGCGGCGCGCCGAGATGGGGCGTGCCGAGAAAGGCAATCTGGCTGACGAGGTCCGGCCAGCGCATGGCATCGGCCTGGAGCAGCGCACTACGCGTGACCAGACCACCCATGCTGTGAGCAAGAATACGGATCGACTTGACCTTGGTCGGCCACGCTTCGATCAGCGCCTCGAGCTGTCTGGCGAGATCGCGGCCGTTGTGCGAAATATGCCGCCCGGTGTTGTAGAACAAGTCCACCTGGGTCGCACCCAGCCGGCGTGCCTGGTAGGCGGCGTGATTGTGACCGTTTCGGGTCCATTGCCGGTCGTTCATGCACAGGCCGTGGACCGTGATCAGCAGGTGGCGCGAGGGCTTGTCGACGCGCAGCCGTAGCTCGTCACGGTCCATCGGCAAGGGCGAGCCGAACTGCCGCCACTGCATCTCCAGCGCCAGCGGATTGTCGCTGCTGAGCAGGTAGTCGCCGACCACGCCGTTGAGTGCCGAGACCACCGCCTCGCGACCGGGGCCAGGAGGTGCGATGTCATCCAGCGATTCGGCGAGCTGACCCAGCACCAGATCCACCGACTCCCGCGTCACGCCGTTGATGCCGCGTATCGTCGCGTGCACGAATCCCGCAATGCCCCGCGCGCTGCCCGTCGGCGCCTCGCCAATGGGGGGAGACGCTGCGGCAATGTTGCGGTACATGTCCTCGACGACATGGGTAACGCCGTCAACAGCATCAAATGCCAATCGGGCCGCGCCACGCAGGGTTTGTCCGGTTTTCATGGTCGGTTCTCCAGTGCCGCGATCAACGACGGCTCTTCCAATGCGGGACGCCTAGCAGAATCAGGCGGAGTTGCTGCTCGGCCCGCTTCATGAGGGCCGTCTCTCCCTCCTGGTCATGGGCGCCGACATCCAGCACGTCAACGGCAATCGCGACCATCGCATTGACGATGAGCGAGGCGATCATGTGCAGGTCGGGCGTATTCCATTCCTTCAGGTAGGGCAGGCGCGCCAGGTCGACGGCCAGTTCGGTCTGGACCAGTCGCAGCTCGCGACGAATGGCGTTGCGAACCGTGGCGCTGCCACCAAAGCGCTCGCTGGCGATGAACGCAAAGCCGGGGCGATTGGCGGCAATGTGGCGATAAAGCGACTGCACGACGCTGGAGACCAGGCGTTCGGCGCTGCGCGTGTCCTTGCGGACATCCTCAAGAATCTGCCGCAGCGAGCGGAATGACTCTTCGACCAGGGCCAAGCCCAGCGCATCCATATCGGGAAAGTGGCGATAAAAGCCGGTGGGCACGATGCCCACTTCGCGCGTCAGCTCTCGCAGCGACAAGCCATCGAAGCTCTTGTCGCCATCGAGCATGCTCAGTGCGGTGTCGATCAATAGTTTGCGGGTATCTCCGCGCCGGCTAAGGCGACGGGTTCCGCGCGACAACTTGTTGGCCCGTGTGCTCATTGACATAGTGTACTGCATTCGCCGGTTTGCGCACTTCACGCGCACTGGATCA
Above is a window of Abyssibacter profundi DNA encoding:
- a CDS encoding TetR family transcriptional regulator, producing MSMSTRANKLSRGTRRLSRRGDTRKLLIDTALSMLDGDKSFDGLSLRELTREVGIVPTGFYRHFPDMDALGLALVEESFRSLRQILEDVRKDTRSAERLVSSVVQSLYRHIAANRPGFAFIASERFGGSATVRNAIRRELRLVQTELAVDLARLPYLKEWNTPDLHMIASLIVNAMVAIAVDVLDVGAHDQEGETALMKRAEQQLRLILLGVPHWKSRR
- a CDS encoding DUF1302 domain-containing protein — protein: MKMHSRSLLRLAAVGAATVPFHASAATLNLGGMEAQIDTTLSAGVAFRMQDPNEALIGITNGGTSRSANGDDGNYGYEKGDLVSAAAKITVDMDLAFSRNWGIFTRGSAFYNPEASDAGSIEDRLNANGGAGVSRARGEAELGERGHERLDHNADLLDAFLYGSFSLGRQYITMTLGNQVVSWGESTFIRNGINILNPIDVSKIRLPGSEIKEALTPIPMLSLQTSLTDNLSMDVVWQFDWEQVEIDPRGNFFSTNDVASDDGQRIFLSYGRRLDNNTRPLTGFMGEGDAHAWVPREGNRAPDDETSQAGIAFRYFAENLNSTEFGFYYVNYHSRTPNISLIRGARVPNDGNPTPRNAATNVANMPGGPFEAPLCSTPGSDPTSCRASYFIEYDEDISLWGLSMNTNGPFGTAVQGEISYRPNAPVQYSGGDLVPAALTDGMLLGTYNPGDYIQGYNEIETWQVQTTITKAFGPSFGASQWIVLGEVGYTRQDLDDSPYSAAGAALPTCDNNPILIIAIANGSCQEAIAGGEGFQTESSWGYRLVTRLDYSNVFASVNMSPRLVFFHDVNGISSTFTEGNQIVSAGIGFSYLQRWQADIAYTVFTGGETYSGTDPYAPGETTPIGTTATGDPNTQSASFATRANDSADRDFLGLSISYAF
- a CDS encoding acyltransferase family protein; this translates as MPHATATQADLTPDHVPALDGLRGVALLLVMAYHGNLLGAGWLGVQLFFVLSGFLITRVLLREPDAPAGAQLRGFWLRRVLRIAPAYLVFLAVLAGIAPFAERPPAAREWAMALSLTYNIGQAGGWIPGSHWLGHVWSLCVEEHIYLVWPLLIIGLKGPRLGAALVALFLLGLVTRILMASHGGAAFSSPHALALLTTSHLDAFAAGGLGAWWLSARPGAYPPGWCVAVAGLLLASAGGLVPDNPVWAPAQQFGAWATLGWPNTLPNGRQFLWGYSLFNITVTLLLVWLTGRAPQWPPLVHPALRRVGRVSYAGYLWHFPLAHALSPLVFTLHHWTGAGFYACLLMWFPLFAFSTYAAAELSYRLVEQPFLRRKHRWRPSQ
- a CDS encoding DUF1329 domain-containing protein, producing the protein MQARTNRLLTTALAATAAMATALPMLAGAAVSEAEAARLGQDLTPMGAEKAGNRALGIPAWDGGITEVHPDFEPTKHYPNPFPDDAVQFVITGQNADQYADHLTPGQMALLKQYPTWKMKVYPSRRTASFPQGIYDATRENATKVTLVDGGNGFTGATSGIAFPIPQNGTEVIWNHLTAYKGDTWGTSWAQAPVTTGGDYNLVEFDYEYDFIYGNQSKTASQRQENLLLYFLQAITAPPRLAGSILLVHEYADQNAQPRKAWVYNPGSRRVRLAPNVAYDNPGTASDSLRTNDDFGMFNGATDRYKWEIIGKKSIYIPYNTYELNSDKISISDVIRPGHINPEYARYELHRVWHVRATLKDGTSHIYKRRDFYLDEDSWAVHVVDKYDNRDQLWRVAELHSLNFYDLPMLSAGVEVHHDLNAKRYIAMRLTNDYDVVYKPIEATENDFRPAALRSRGRR
- a CDS encoding esterase/lipase family protein, which encodes MKTGQTLRGAARLAFDAVDGVTHVVEDMYRNIAAASPPIGEAPTGSARGIAGFVHATIRGINGVTRESVDLVLGQLAESLDDIAPPGPGREAVVSALNGVVGDYLLSSDNPLALEMQWRQFGSPLPMDRDELRLRVDKPSRHLLITVHGLCMNDRQWTRNGHNHAAYQARRLGATQVDLFYNTGRHISHNGRDLARQLEALIEAWPTKVKSIRILAHSMGGLVTRSALLQADAMRWPDLVSQIAFLGTPHLGAPLERGGNWVDTLGRLSPYTAPIARLGWLRSAGITDLRHGFTRDSDWQGRDRFERSQHRPELTPLPAHINAIAAAGTLGARRTHLLGDGLVPVNSALGQTQDGRAAMAWAETGTRVFARMNHWDLLDDPRVTTFLDEQLN